One window from the genome of Geminocystis sp. M7585_C2015_104 encodes:
- a CDS encoding CPBP family intramembrane metalloprotease, whose amino-acid sequence MTGKRLLLIILTVVSAVSVFLTLFQSLGEIQIQYQLELYQSNLILNASQWQPKGEKNAELLETLIGNTPYKTIAQQYEQVLEVIKDNIQKKNQTISQLDATRPRQQLKQSIQQDNLLLERLNICLAILYAYQNDIQNADKYLSSISDERIRGIIGSIWLENKGIKEGQSEEVAEIISQKLDGWFENVTLARLYQLTNDKDKLVGVQNEVQSSAEKALIKLGIISSIAIFGGLIGFGLIIFLLIESLLKKENSTLAINSDKPWETPWDWEVILQVIVGGFFFFSQVVLPIILGGLRINPADFDIRGKALYVFFGYLLMAGGGLAILYLSLKPFFPLPKDWFNFTGKNWFWWGIGGYVTAIPLVFFVSLLNQQLWQGRGGSNPLLFLALEAQDKFALAVFFVTASIAAPIFEEIMFRGFLLPSLTRYYSVGDSILFSAFIFAIAHGSLAEAIPLASLGLILGIVYTRSRSLLASIMVHSLWNSATLLTLFLLGSK is encoded by the coding sequence ATGACTGGGAAACGTCTTTTGTTAATTATTCTTACGGTTGTTTCCGCTGTTAGTGTATTTTTGACTCTTTTTCAGAGTCTGGGGGAAATTCAAATCCAATACCAGCTGGAGTTGTATCAAAGCAACCTAATTCTCAATGCCTCTCAGTGGCAGCCAAAAGGAGAGAAAAATGCTGAATTGCTGGAAACTCTTATTGGCAATACTCCCTATAAAACCATCGCACAACAGTATGAACAAGTCCTGGAAGTCATTAAGGATAATATTCAGAAAAAAAATCAGACAATTTCTCAGTTAGATGCCACCAGGCCTCGACAACAATTAAAACAGTCTATTCAACAGGACAACTTGTTATTAGAAAGGCTCAATATTTGTCTTGCCATCCTCTACGCTTATCAGAATGACATCCAAAATGCAGACAAATATCTCTCCTCGATTTCTGATGAAAGAATAAGGGGTATAATCGGAAGTATCTGGCTAGAGAATAAGGGCATAAAAGAGGGTCAATCTGAAGAAGTAGCTGAAATAATATCCCAAAAATTGGACGGCTGGTTTGAGAATGTAACCCTGGCTAGACTCTACCAGTTAACTAACGACAAAGATAAACTTGTCGGGGTGCAAAATGAAGTTCAATCCTCGGCAGAAAAGGCATTAATAAAATTGGGGATTATAAGTAGTATTGCTATATTTGGGGGCTTAATAGGTTTTGGTTTAATTATCTTTTTGTTGATTGAATCCCTGCTGAAAAAAGAAAACTCAACCCTGGCAATTAACAGTGATAAACCCTGGGAAACTCCCTGGGATTGGGAGGTTATCCTACAAGTCATAGTAGGGGGTTTCTTTTTCTTTTCCCAGGTGGTATTACCGATTATATTGGGGGGATTGAGGATAAATCCAGCGGATTTTGACATTAGGGGGAAGGCTTTATACGTGTTTTTCGGCTATCTTCTGATGGCAGGAGGAGGATTAGCAATATTGTATTTATCTTTAAAACCCTTTTTTCCTCTGCCGAAAGACTGGTTTAATTTCACTGGCAAAAACTGGTTTTGGTGGGGTATTGGCGGTTATGTGACAGCTATTCCCCTTGTGTTTTTTGTCTCTTTACTTAACCAGCAATTGTGGCAAGGCAGAGGTGGTAGTAATCCCCTTTTATTTTTAGCATTAGAAGCACAAGATAAATTTGCACTGGCTGTATTCTTTGTAACAGCATCTATAGCTGCGCCCATTTTTGAAGAAATAATGTTTCGCGGTTTCCTCCTTCCTTCCCTCACCCGTTATTATTCTGTGGGAGATTCTATCCTCTTTTCCGCCTTTATTTTTGCTATCGCCCATGGTAGTCTGGCGGAGGCTATACCCCTGGCTAGTTTGGGGTTAATCCTGGGGATAGTTTATACTCGCTCTCGTAGTCTATTGGCTTCTATTATGGTACACAGTCTTTGGAATAGTGCCACTCTACTTACCCTTTTCCTTTTAGGTAGTAAATAA